Within Streptomyces sp. NBC_00704, the genomic segment CGCCGGGAGCAAGGACACGAAGACGGCGGCGGGCTCCTCGCCCGCCTCGCGCTCACGCCGAGGCCGGGAACCTCACTCGTGCGTGGCACATGGCCGACCCGGCAGTCACCCGGCCGACCTTAATGACCGTCACGGGCCGGGGCAACACCTCCCCTGCTCGACAACGGCGGTGTGACGGCCTCCTACTGCTCCTCGCCCTCGTCGACCGGGATCCGGCGCGCCCCGACCGTTTCGGGTCCTGCACACGCGCTGAGACGGCAGGCTTCCCCGGCACGCGGGGGGTCCCGGTCGGCGCCGGCCGTGCGCTCGGACCCGGACCCGGACCCGGACCCGGAGCGGGACCGGGACCGGGATTCGGGACCGGACCCGGAGAGCCCGGCCCCCCCTGGTCTGTCAGGCCAACTGCATGATCGGGGCCGGGAGTTCGCCCGATCCGCGGACGATCAGCCGGGTGGGGACGGTGACGGTGCGGGCCCGGGAGCGGTCGCCGTCCAGCCGGGCCAGCGCGATGGTCGCCGCCGCTGTGCCGAGTTCCTCCGGGTCCTGTGCGACGACGGTGAGCGCCGGTTCGAGGGCCTCGGCGAGTGCGACGTCGTCGAAGGCGACGACGGCGACGTCCTTGCGTCCGCTGCGGGCGAGTTCGGCCACTATGCCGAGCGCCATGATGTTGTTGCCGGCGAAGAGGGCCGTCGGCGGATCGGCCAGGGAGAGGAGCCGGGCGGTCGCGTCCTCGGCGCCGCGCTGGTCGTGGGCGTTGGTGACGAGCGCCCTGTCGTGGGGGAGGCCGGCTGCCTGGAGTGCCGAGCGGTAGCCGGCGAGGCGTTCCCGGCGGGTGTACAGCTTCGGGGGCAGGTCGCCGACGAAGCCGATGCGCCGGTGGCCGTGTGCGACGAGGTGGGCGACGCCGTCGTGGGCTCCGGCGCGGTTGGAGCTGACGATGCTGTCGGTGGCGAATCCGACGCCGGGCCGGTCGAGGAAGACGACGGGCAGGCCCGCCGTGCGGTGGGACTTGAGGTGGGAGTGGTCGGCGCCGACGGACGGCACCACGAGGAGGATGCTGACGCGCCGGGCCAGGAACTTGTCGGTGAGGGCGCGTTCACGGTCGGGCTCGTCCGCGGAGGAGCCCATGAGCAGGGTCAGTCCGCGTTCGCGGACGGTGTCCTCGATGGAACGCGCGACGGCCCCGAAGAAGGGGTTGGCGAGGTCGGGGATGACCAGGCCGATCGTGGTGTCCGGGCCGCCGACGCGGATGTTGCGGGCCATGAGGTTCGGCTGGAAGCCGAGCTTGGCCACGGCGGCCAGTACCTGCTCCCTGGTCCGGGCGGAGGCGGGTCCGTCCTCGTTGAGGACCCGGGAGACCGTCTTGGCGCTGACGCCCACTTCACGGGCGACGTCGGCCAGGGTGGGGCGGCGGTTCGCTGCCATGGAGGAAACCGTCTCCTGAGGGCTCTCGGTTCCGGCCGCGGCCTCGGCCGGAAACTGCGAGAGCGGGTCGAGCTGTCAGGTGGCCTGGACTCCGGCGGCCTTGGCGGCCTCGGAATCCGCTACGACAGTATCTCCGGCCGCGTCGACGGTGAGAGCGCCGGTCATGATGGCGACGACCTCGGCCATGGAGTGGTCCGACGGCTTGATGACGGCGGCGCGCCGGCCCAGCCGGTGGACGTGGATCCGGTCCGCGATCTCGAAGACGTGCGGCATGTTGTGGCTGATGAGCACCACCGGCATGCCCTTGTCGCGGACGCGGCGGATGAGGTCCAGGACCTGGCCGGACTCCTTCACGCCGAGGGCCGCGGTGGGTTCGTCCATCACGACGACGGAGCGCGCCCAGGCGACGGAGCGGGCGACCGCGACGGCCTGGCGCTGTCCGCCGGAGAGCGTCTCCACGGACTGGGTCAGCGAGCGCAGGCCGATCTTGAGGTCGGCCATGTGCTCCGCCGCCTCCTGGCGCATGCGCTTCTTGTCGAGCATGCGGAAGACGGTGCCGAGGACGCCCGGCCGGCGCAGTTCGCGTCCGAGGAACATGTTCGAGGCGATGTCCATGGAGGCGGCGACGGCGAGGTCCTGGTAGACCGTCTCGATGCCGTGCGCGCGGGCGCTCTGCGGGCCGGAGAAGGAGATGGGCTCGCCGTTGAGGCGTATCTCGCCGGCGTCGGGGGTCACCGCGCCGGTGAGGGCCTTGATGAGGCTGGTCTTGCCGGCGCCGTTGTCGCCGATGACGGCGAGGACCTCGCCGGGCATCAGGTCGAAGTCGGCGCCGTCGATCGCGGTGACGTGTCCGTACCGCTTGACCAGGCCGCGGGCCTGGAGCACGGGCGTGGGGGAGGAGGGGGCGCTCATCGGGACTTCTTCCGGGAGATCTGGTCGACGGTCACCGCGAGGATGACCAGGATGCCGGTGATCAGGGTCTGGTAGATGGAGGCGACGCCCATCAGTTGCAGGCCGTTGCGGAACACGCCCACGATGAGGACGCCTATGAAGGTGCCCAGGACCGAGCCCCGCCCGCCGAAGAGGCTGGTGCCGCCGAGCACGACGGCGGTGATGCTGTCGAGGTTGTCGGTCTGCCCGGCCTGCGGGTCGCCGACCCCGGTGCGGGAGATGAGCAGCAGGGCGGCGACGCCGTACAGGAGGCCGGCCACGGTGTAGACGCCGATGGTGAGGCGGGAGGTGCGGATGCCGTTGAGCCGGGCGGCCTCGGCGCTGTTGCCGAGGGCGTAGACGTGCCGGCCCCAGCCGGTGCTGCTCAGCGCGTAGGCGAGGAGGAGGAAGAGGGCGATGGTGACCAGGGACCCGTAGGTGATGTCCGTGTGCCCCATCGGGAAGGTCTCGCCGAGCGCGGTCAGCGGGCCGGGCAGGCTGGTGACCGTCTGCTCGGCGGAGTAGATGTGGGTCAGCGCGAACGCGACGTTGAGCATGCCGAGGGTCACGATGAACGGCGGCAGCGGGATCTTCTGCACGAGCAGCCCGTTGAGCAGTCCGAATCCGCCGCAGACGCCGAGGCCGAGCGCGATCGCCACGAGCGGGGGGACGGATCCCTCGGCCGCCGCCTTGGCGATCACGATGCTGCCGAAGGCCATCACCGCCCCGCACGACAGGTCGATCCCCGCCGTGAGGATGATCAGGGTCTGCCCGATGGCGAGGGTGCCCACGACCATGACCTGCTGCACGATCAGTGAGAAGTTCCCGCCGGTCAGGAACTGGTCGGTCGAGAAGGAGAAGAAGGCGCAGGCCAGCAGGAGGGCGGCCAGGGGTCCGGTGGTCGGCGCCGTGAGCAGTCTGCGGGCCGCGGTCGGCGCTTTGAGCTCCGAGTACGGCGTGGTCGTGGCTGTCATGCGAAGTCCTTGTCGGAAGACAGATGTCCTGGGCGAAGGACGGGGGCCGGGGCCCCCGCCGCCGGGACAGGAGCGGCGGCCGTCCCCGCCCGGCGAGGCGGGCCGGCCGTCCCGCCCGGGGGAGTGACGGTGTCGTGCGGTCCTGGCGGGGCTCAGCCCCAGCAGTTCTCCAGGCCGTAGCCGGTGTCCTTCGAGGTGACCCCGGCCTGTGCCTTGTCGGTGATCAGCGTGACGCCGGTGTCGGTGTAGCCGGACGCCTTCGTGCCGTCCTTGGCGTACGTCACGACGGCCTTGACGCCCTCGGCCGCCATCTTCAGCGGGTACTGCTGCGAGGTCGCGGCGATCTTGCCGTCCTTGACGGCTTGGGTGCCGGTGCAGCCGCCGTCCACGGAGACGATCAGCACGTCCTTCTCCCGGCCCTTGGCCTTCAGCGCGGTGTACGCGCCGAGCGCCGCCGGCTCGTTGATGGTGTAGACGACGTTGATGCCGGGCGACTTCTGCAGACAGTTCTCCATCGCGGTCTGGCCCTTGGCCTGGTCGCCGCCGGTGTCCTGGGCGCACACCACGTCCTTGTCGGTGGCGCCGAAGCCCTTGAGGAAGCCGTCGTGCCGCTGGACGCCGACGGAGACGCCGGGGGCCAGGTCGAGGGCGGCTATCTTCGCCGCCTTGCCCTTCATGGCGGCCTTGGCGTACTCGCCGATCAGTTCGCCGGCCTTGAGGTTGTCGGTGGCGAACAGGGCGTCGACGGCGCTCTGCGGCTCGGTCGGGGTGTCCAGCGCGATGACCAGGACGCCCTTGGCGCGGGCCTTCTGGATCGCCGGCACGATCGCCTTCGAGTCGCTCGGGGTGATCAGGATGCCCTTGACCCCGGCGGCGACCATGTTCTCGATGGCGGTGACCTGACCGGCGTTGTCCCCGTCGAACTTGCCCGCGGCGGTGGACAGTTCCGCCCCGTTCTCCTTGGCGGCCTTCTCCGCGCCCTCCTTCATCTTCACGAAGAACGGGTTGGTGTCGGTCTTGGTGATCAGACCGACCTTCACGCTGCCCGAGCCGGAACCGGAGGAGCCCGAGCCGGAGCCGGACCCGCAGGCCGTGAGGGTGAGGGCCGCGACGCCCGTGACCGCGGCTGCTCTGAGGAGGGAGGAGGACAGGCGAGTGGTGCGAGACATGATCGACTCCTGTGGGATAGCGGGCGGCACGGGGCTGGAAAGGGGTGCGTGCCGTCAGCGGGTGTCATCGTTGACTTATGTCATCGTTGACACTGCCTGGCGAGGATGATGGACTCCGGATCCCGGCAACGTCAATGCCTTCCACTCGTCACGAATCGGCAACGTCCGAGCCGCCGCCTCCGCGCAGCCGGTCAGGGGCGTCGTCTCCGCACCGCCTCCCGCCCGGTCTTTCCGAGCCCTTTCGAGAGAGAGCAGCCCATGAACCCGCGTCAGATCACCGTGGTGGGAGAGTGCGTCGCGGACGCCTTCACCGAAGCGGCGCCCGCCGCGAACGAACTCGCCCTGCGGGTGCTGCCCGGCGGCGGACCCGCGAACACGGCAGTGGCCCTGGCCCGGCTCGGCACGCCGGCCCGCTTCCTGGCGCGGCTGTCCGGGGACGTCTTCGGCCGCCTGTTCCGGGCCCACCTGGAGGCGTCCGGCGTCGACCTGTCGTACGCCGTCGACGCGGAGGAGCCCAGCACGCTGGCCGTGGCCGAACTGGACCCCGCCGGGCAGGCCGCCTACTCCTTCCACGCGCAGAACACGGCCGACTGGCAGTGGACCCCGGCGGAACTGGCGCGGGCCGAACTGTCCGGCACGGCCTGCGTGCACACC encodes:
- a CDS encoding LacI family DNA-binding transcriptional regulator, with translation MAANRRPTLADVAREVGVSAKTVSRVLNEDGPASARTREQVLAAVAKLGFQPNLMARNIRVGGPDTTIGLVIPDLANPFFGAVARSIEDTVRERGLTLLMGSSADEPDRERALTDKFLARRVSILLVVPSVGADHSHLKSHRTAGLPVVFLDRPGVGFATDSIVSSNRAGAHDGVAHLVAHGHRRIGFVGDLPPKLYTRRERLAGYRSALQAAGLPHDRALVTNAHDQRGAEDATARLLSLADPPTALFAGNNIMALGIVAELARSGRKDVAVVAFDDVALAEALEPALTVVAQDPEELGTAAATIALARLDGDRSRARTVTVPTRLIVRGSGELPAPIMQLA
- a CDS encoding ABC transporter permease; the encoded protein is MTATTTPYSELKAPTAARRLLTAPTTGPLAALLLACAFFSFSTDQFLTGGNFSLIVQQVMVVGTLAIGQTLIILTAGIDLSCGAVMAFGSIVIAKAAAEGSVPPLVAIALGLGVCGGFGLLNGLLVQKIPLPPFIVTLGMLNVAFALTHIYSAEQTVTSLPGPLTALGETFPMGHTDITYGSLVTIALFLLLAYALSSTGWGRHVYALGNSAEAARLNGIRTSRLTIGVYTVAGLLYGVAALLLISRTGVGDPQAGQTDNLDSITAVVLGGTSLFGGRGSVLGTFIGVLIVGVFRNGLQLMGVASIYQTLITGILVILAVTVDQISRKKSR
- a CDS encoding sugar ABC transporter substrate-binding protein, whose translation is MSRTTRLSSSLLRAAAVTGVAALTLTACGSGSGSGSSGSGSGSVKVGLITKTDTNPFFVKMKEGAEKAAKENGAELSTAAGKFDGDNAGQVTAIENMVAAGVKGILITPSDSKAIVPAIQKARAKGVLVIALDTPTEPQSAVDALFATDNLKAGELIGEYAKAAMKGKAAKIAALDLAPGVSVGVQRHDGFLKGFGATDKDVVCAQDTGGDQAKGQTAMENCLQKSPGINVVYTINEPAALGAYTALKAKGREKDVLIVSVDGGCTGTQAVKDGKIAATSQQYPLKMAAEGVKAVVTYAKDGTKASGYTDTGVTLITDKAQAGVTSKDTGYGLENCWG
- a CDS encoding ATP-binding cassette domain-containing protein, producing MSAPSSPTPVLQARGLVKRYGHVTAIDGADFDLMPGEVLAVIGDNGAGKTSLIKALTGAVTPDAGEIRLNGEPISFSGPQSARAHGIETVYQDLAVAASMDIASNMFLGRELRRPGVLGTVFRMLDKKRMRQEAAEHMADLKIGLRSLTQSVETLSGGQRQAVAVARSVAWARSVVVMDEPTAALGVKESGQVLDLIRRVRDKGMPVVLISHNMPHVFEIADRIHVHRLGRRAAVIKPSDHSMAEVVAIMTGALTVDAAGDTVVADSEAAKAAGVQAT